From a single Deinococcus metalli genomic region:
- a CDS encoding helix-turn-helix domain-containing protein: MEDQVFNAPVFARMIAREVAQMLEQSIGDDVLTLKEAAKFMGFHPVTVAKWAADGTLPGRKIGDSWRFRRSALLDYVTSKKTATAM, from the coding sequence GTGGAAGACCAGGTATTCAATGCGCCCGTATTCGCCCGGATGATCGCCCGCGAGGTGGCTCAGATGTTGGAGCAGAGCATCGGCGACGACGTGCTGACTCTAAAAGAGGCGGCGAAATTCATGGGCTTCCACCCCGTTACCGTCGCCAAGTGGGCGGCTGACGGGACACTCCCTGGACGGAAGATAGGAGACTCATGGCGATTTCGCCGAAGTGCACTTCTCGATTACGTCACGAGCAAGAAGACCGCCACGGCCATGTGA
- a CDS encoding helix-turn-helix domain-containing protein produces MTSPLAFASQFVDQLADLIAEKVAVRLERSLGDEVLTAKQAAKLLQIHVNTVLDMAGRGVIPGKKLGRDWRFLRSELLDHVRTSVNAR; encoded by the coding sequence ATGACGTCACCGTTGGCATTCGCCTCGCAGTTCGTGGATCAACTGGCCGATCTGATTGCCGAGAAAGTCGCAGTGCGCCTCGAGCGCAGTCTTGGAGACGAAGTGCTGACGGCGAAGCAGGCGGCGAAGTTGCTGCAAATCCACGTCAACACCGTTCTTGATATGGCCGGCAGAGGGGTCATACCTGGCAAGAAGCTGGGCCGCGACTGGCGGTTTCTCCGGTCTGAGTTGCTCGACCACGTTCGGACGTCCGTCAACGCCCGTTGA
- a CDS encoding helix-turn-helix domain-containing protein, with amino-acid sequence MIIDLAEMEKRIAQHVALLLEESIGDDILTVTQAAVLLQLHANTIRGMAARGELPGHKFGDSWRFRRSALLNHVSESRHGRNWDD; translated from the coding sequence GTGATCATCGACCTGGCCGAAATGGAGAAGCGTATTGCCCAGCACGTCGCCCTGCTGCTTGAAGAAAGCATCGGCGACGACATCCTCACTGTTACTCAAGCAGCCGTGCTGCTGCAGCTCCACGCCAACACCATCCGAGGCATGGCCGCCCGTGGCGAGTTGCCCGGCCACAAGTTCGGAGATTCGTGGCGCTTCCGGAGGTCAGCCCTGCTCAACCACGTCTCCGAGTCCAGACACGGGAGGAACTGGGATGACTGA